In a genomic window of Comamonadaceae bacterium OTU4NAUVB1:
- a CDS encoding dicarboxylate/amino acid:cation symporter, with translation MTPPPSTGKLPIYRSLYVQVITAVIIGVALGHFFPHLGEAMKPLGDGFIKLIKMIIAPIIFCTVVVGIAGMEDMKKVGKTGGLALLYFEIVSTIALIVGLVLVNVLKPGVGMNIDASTLDTKAIAAYTGPGKMTGTVDFLLNVIPTTVVDAFAKGEILQVLLIAVLFGFALHRFGGRGTMVFDMIEKSSHVLFTIVGYIMKLAPIGAFGAMAFTIGKYGVGTLLSLGYLMFVFYLTCLLFIFVVLGLIARFHGFSIWKFIKYIKEELLIVLGTSSSESVLPRMMEKMENLGAKKTCVGLVIPTGYSFNLDGTSIYLTMAAVFIAQATNTPMTLTQEITLLAVLLLTSKGAAGITGSGFIVLAATLSAVGTVPVAGLALILGIDRFMSEARALTNLIGNGVATLVVAKWTDELDEKRLHAALNNETWVEAQEPEVLVTAKDSQMAANAGRTTPH, from the coding sequence ATGACACCACCGCCCAGCACCGGCAAGTTGCCGATCTATCGATCCCTGTACGTGCAGGTCATCACGGCCGTCATCATCGGCGTGGCGCTGGGACATTTCTTCCCGCACCTGGGCGAGGCGATGAAGCCCCTGGGCGACGGTTTCATCAAGCTGATCAAGATGATCATCGCGCCGATCATCTTCTGCACGGTGGTGGTGGGCATCGCGGGCATGGAGGACATGAAGAAGGTCGGCAAGACCGGTGGCCTGGCGCTGCTGTACTTCGAGATCGTCAGCACCATCGCGCTGATCGTCGGCCTGGTGCTGGTCAACGTGCTCAAGCCCGGCGTGGGCATGAACATCGACGCCTCGACGCTCGACACCAAGGCCATCGCCGCCTACACCGGCCCGGGCAAGATGACCGGCACGGTCGACTTCCTGCTCAACGTCATCCCCACCACGGTGGTCGACGCCTTCGCCAAGGGCGAGATCCTGCAGGTGCTGCTGATCGCCGTGCTGTTCGGCTTCGCGCTGCACCGCTTCGGCGGCCGCGGCACGATGGTGTTCGACATGATCGAGAAGAGTTCGCACGTGCTCTTCACCATCGTGGGCTACATCATGAAGCTCGCGCCCATCGGCGCCTTCGGCGCCATGGCCTTCACCATCGGCAAGTACGGCGTGGGCACGCTGCTGTCGCTGGGCTACCTGATGTTCGTGTTCTACCTGACCTGCCTGCTGTTCATCTTCGTCGTGCTGGGGCTGATCGCGCGCTTCCACGGCTTCAGCATCTGGAAGTTCATCAAGTACATCAAGGAAGAGCTGCTGATCGTGCTGGGCACGTCGTCCTCCGAGTCGGTACTGCCGCGCATGATGGAGAAGATGGAGAACCTGGGCGCGAAGAAGACCTGCGTCGGCCTGGTGATCCCCACGGGCTACTCCTTCAACCTCGACGGCACGTCGATCTACCTGACGATGGCGGCGGTGTTCATCGCCCAGGCCACCAACACGCCGATGACGCTGACGCAGGAGATCACGCTGCTGGCGGTGCTGCTGCTGACCTCCAAGGGCGCCGCCGGGATCACCGGCAGCGGCTTCATCGTGCTGGCGGCGACGCTGTCGGCCGTGGGCACGGTGCCCGTCGCCGGCCTGGCGCTGATCCTGGGCATCGACCGCTTCATGTCCGAGGCGCGCGCGCTGACCAACCTGATCGGCAACGGCGTGGCGACCCTGGTGGTGGCCAAGTGGACCGACGAGCTCGACGAGAAGCGCCTGCACGCGGCCCTGAACAACGAGACCTGGGTCGAGGCCCAGGAGCCCGAGGTGCTGGTCACGGCCAAGGATTCGCAGATGGCCGCCAACGCCGGTCGCACCACCCCTCACTGA
- a CDS encoding DNA polymerase IV, with protein MDAFYASVELLRYPQLKGLPLVIGGGRRKADEALRDVPDGGTLADIPVAAFPRLKDYAGRGVITTATYAARQFGVGSAMGLMKAAKLCPQALILPVDFDEYRRFSRRFKDVVTELAPVMEDRGVDEVYIDFTDVPGGQREGGRVLARLIQRSILEATGLTCSIGVAPNKLIAKMASEFDKPNGISIVHEDDLETRIWPLPARKVNGIGPKADAKLEALGLRSVGDIAARERDWLMAHFGKATGAWMHEVSWGRDDRPVVTESEPVSMSRETTFERNLHAVRDRAELGAIFTRLCERVAEDLQRKGYVGRTIGIKLRYDDFRIATRDRTIERFVADARSIRQAAGQCLKRVPLERPLRLIGVRVGALVRAGSPAALADAAAAAGGAAAGTAGPRRPPPSTTASLF; from the coding sequence ATGGATGCGTTCTACGCCTCGGTGGAACTGCTGCGCTACCCGCAGCTCAAGGGCCTGCCGCTGGTCATCGGCGGCGGACGGCGCAAGGCCGACGAGGCCCTGCGCGACGTGCCCGATGGCGGCACGCTGGCCGACATCCCGGTGGCCGCGTTCCCGCGCCTGAAGGACTATGCCGGGCGCGGCGTCATCACCACCGCGACCTACGCGGCACGGCAGTTCGGCGTCGGCTCGGCCATGGGCCTGATGAAGGCGGCCAAGCTGTGTCCGCAGGCCCTCATCCTGCCCGTCGACTTCGACGAGTACCGGCGCTTCTCGCGCCGCTTCAAGGACGTCGTGACCGAACTCGCGCCGGTGATGGAGGACCGCGGCGTGGACGAGGTCTACATCGATTTCACCGACGTCCCCGGCGGCCAGCGCGAGGGCGGACGCGTGCTCGCGCGGCTCATCCAGCGCTCGATCCTCGAGGCCACCGGGCTGACCTGCTCGATCGGCGTGGCGCCCAACAAGCTCATCGCCAAGATGGCCAGCGAGTTCGACAAGCCCAACGGCATCTCGATCGTCCACGAGGACGACCTGGAGACGCGCATCTGGCCGCTGCCCGCGCGCAAGGTCAACGGCATCGGACCGAAGGCGGACGCGAAGCTGGAGGCGCTGGGCCTGCGCAGCGTGGGCGACATCGCCGCGCGCGAGCGCGACTGGCTGATGGCGCACTTCGGCAAGGCCACCGGCGCCTGGATGCACGAGGTCTCCTGGGGACGCGACGACCGCCCCGTGGTGACCGAGAGCGAGCCCGTGTCGATGAGCCGCGAGACCACCTTCGAGCGCAACCTGCACGCCGTGCGCGACCGCGCCGAGCTGGGCGCCATCTTCACGCGCCTGTGCGAGCGCGTGGCCGAGGACCTGCAGCGCAAGGGCTACGTCGGGCGCACCATCGGCATCAAGCTGCGCTACGACGATTTCCGCATCGCCACGCGCGACCGCACCATCGAGCGGTTCGTCGCCGATGCGAGGTCGATCCGGCAGGCCGCCGGCCAGTGCCTCAAGCGCGTGCCGCTGGAGCGGCCGCTGCGGCTGATCGGCGTGCGCGTGGGCGCGCTGGTGCGCGCAGGCAGCCCTGCGGCGCTCGCGGACGCTGCAGCGGCGGCCGGTGGCGCCGCAGCGGGGACGGCCGGGCCGCGCCGGCCGCCCCCATCGACCACCGCATCGCTGTTCTGA
- a CDS encoding response regulator, translating into MLIVDDNQAAADLLQELLSLQDHTARCTYSAQEALAAGAEETFDIALIDITLPDLPGTEVARRLRASSRPPALLVAVTGLSSHDTLGREPKLFDHHLQKPIDFDALDRILEQAAGKSASSS; encoded by the coding sequence GTGTTGATCGTTGACGACAACCAAGCCGCGGCCGACTTGCTGCAGGAACTTCTCTCGCTGCAGGACCACACGGCGCGCTGCACCTATTCGGCCCAGGAGGCACTGGCCGCCGGTGCCGAAGAGACCTTCGACATCGCGCTGATCGACATCACCCTGCCCGACCTGCCGGGCACCGAGGTCGCGCGCCGCCTGCGTGCCTCCAGCCGGCCACCGGCCCTGCTGGTGGCCGTCACCGGTCTGTCCTCGCACGACACGCTGGGCCGCGAACCGAAGCTGTTCGACCATCACCTGCAGAAGCCGATCGATTTCGACGCCCTCGACCGCATCCTCGAGCAGGCGGCCGGCAAGTCCGCCTCGTCTTCATGA
- a CDS encoding DNA topoisomerase IB: MPTARPTAAVAAATDAPAGKLAGGLVYVDPDMPGLRRVRQGDRFRYKDAAGRWLRDADEIARIDRLAIPPAYTDVWICPIAHGHLQAIGIDARGRKQYRYHTQWRLLKDERKFERLEAFGRALPRIRARVARDLAGAGDASLDRQRVLATLVRLLDTTFLRVGNEEYAATNGSYGLTTLRNRHADVKGTTLKLHFKGKSGVMHTAEVDDPRVARIVRRCQQLPGQELFQYQDAEGRPHGLSSSDVNAYLREASGDHLTAKDFRTWHGTVQALELTRLACASCGDGDTVCAIGEGDEGAVSKRSLPSARFDAKAIVAAVARQLGNTPAVCRKAYVHPAVLSLGAQLAADPGTMTDIWQTVAGKARAVRRLHAAEARLLAFLQHHRKDLARQVSKKPRAVGRQPAASGRRTASRSMVSA, translated from the coding sequence ATGCCCACCGCCCGCCCCACCGCCGCCGTCGCCGCCGCCACCGATGCCCCAGCGGGGAAGCTCGCCGGTGGCCTCGTCTACGTCGACCCCGACATGCCCGGCCTGCGCCGCGTCCGGCAGGGCGATCGTTTCCGCTACAAGGACGCCGCCGGGCGCTGGCTGCGCGATGCCGACGAGATCGCGCGCATCGACCGGCTCGCGATCCCGCCCGCCTACACCGACGTCTGGATCTGCCCGATCGCCCACGGCCACCTGCAGGCGATCGGTATCGACGCGCGCGGGCGCAAGCAGTACCGCTACCACACGCAGTGGCGGCTGCTGAAGGACGAGCGCAAGTTCGAGCGCCTGGAGGCCTTCGGCCGCGCCCTGCCGCGCATCCGCGCGCGCGTCGCCCGCGACCTGGCCGGCGCCGGCGACGCATCGCTCGACCGGCAACGCGTGCTGGCGACCCTGGTGCGGCTGCTCGATACCACCTTCCTGCGCGTGGGCAACGAGGAATACGCGGCCACCAACGGCTCCTACGGGCTCACCACGCTGCGCAACCGCCATGCGGACGTGAAGGGCACGACGCTCAAGCTGCACTTCAAGGGCAAGAGCGGCGTGATGCACACCGCCGAGGTCGACGACCCGCGCGTGGCGCGCATCGTGCGGCGCTGCCAGCAGTTGCCCGGCCAGGAGCTGTTCCAGTACCAGGACGCGGAAGGCCGCCCGCACGGTCTATCGTCGAGCGACGTCAACGCCTACCTGCGCGAAGCCTCGGGCGACCACCTGACCGCCAAGGACTTCCGCACGTGGCACGGCACGGTGCAGGCGCTCGAACTCACGCGGCTGGCCTGCGCGTCGTGCGGGGACGGCGACACCGTCTGCGCGATCGGAGAGGGAGACGAAGGGGCGGTGTCGAAGCGCTCGTTGCCGTCAGCGCGTTTCGACGCCAAGGCCATCGTCGCCGCCGTGGCCCGGCAACTCGGCAACACGCCGGCGGTGTGCCGCAAGGCCTACGTGCATCCGGCAGTGCTGTCGCTCGGGGCCCAGCTGGCCGCCGATCCCGGCACCATGACCGACATCTGGCAGACTGTGGCGGGCAAGGCGCGCGCCGTGCGCCGCCTGCACGCCGCCGAGGCGCGGCTGCTGGCCTTCCTGCAGCACCACCGGAAGGACCTGGCACGCCAGGTGTCGAAGAAACCGAGGGCCGTCGGGCGTCAGCCGGCCGCGAGCGGCAGGCGCACCGCGTCGCGCTCGATGGTCAGCGCGTAG
- the queF gene encoding NADPH-dependent 7-cyano-7-deazaguanine reductase QueF (Catalyzes the NADPH-dependent reduction of 7-cyano-7-deazaguanine (preQ0) to 7-aminomethyl-7-deazaguanine (preQ1) in queuosine biosynthesis): MTTTPTLDNTPEGSQLGRASAYADRYDPTLLFPIARATQREAMGLRGDALPFFGADLWTAFELSWLNARGRPQVAIAHVTVPCETPHIIESKSFKLYLNSFNNSVFADAEAVRERLRADLTEAAWRGSGRSGGIGVRLVAPDAFAREKVQELEGLDLDRLDIECSHYQPAPELLSSDATQTAVEETLASRLLKSNCLVTGQPDWGSVQVHYSGAPIDQAGLLAYIVSFRNHNEFHEPCVERMFRDIMERCRPHKLAVYARYTRRGGLDINPFRTSFPQALPANARTARQ, from the coding sequence CACGACCCCGACCCTCGACAACACCCCCGAGGGGTCGCAGCTCGGCCGCGCCTCGGCCTACGCCGACCGTTACGACCCGACGCTGCTGTTCCCGATCGCGCGCGCCACCCAGCGCGAGGCCATGGGCCTGCGCGGCGACGCCTTGCCGTTCTTCGGCGCCGACCTCTGGACCGCCTTCGAACTGAGCTGGCTCAACGCGCGCGGCCGCCCGCAGGTGGCCATCGCCCACGTCACCGTGCCCTGCGAGACGCCCCACATCATCGAGAGCAAGTCCTTCAAGCTCTACCTCAACAGCTTCAACAACAGCGTCTTCGCCGATGCCGAGGCGGTGCGCGAACGCCTGCGCGCCGACCTGACCGAGGCGGCCTGGCGCGGCAGCGGCCGCAGCGGCGGCATCGGCGTGCGGCTGGTCGCGCCCGATGCGTTCGCGCGCGAGAAGGTGCAGGAGCTCGAAGGCCTTGACCTGGACCGGCTCGACATCGAGTGCTCGCACTACCAGCCGGCGCCCGAGCTGCTGTCGAGCGACGCCACGCAGACCGCGGTCGAGGAGACGCTCGCAAGCCGCCTGCTCAAGAGCAACTGCCTGGTCACCGGCCAGCCCGACTGGGGCAGCGTGCAGGTGCACTACAGCGGCGCGCCCATCGACCAGGCCGGCCTGCTGGCCTACATCGTGAGCTTCCGCAACCACAACGAGTTCCACGAACCCTGCGTGGAGCGCATGTTCAGGGACATCATGGAACGCTGCCGGCCGCACAAGCTGGCGGTCTACGCCCGCTACACGCGGCGTGGCGGACTCGACATCAATCCGTTCCGCACCAGCTTCCCGCAGGCCCTTCCCGCCAACGCGCGGACGGCCCGCCAGTAG